The DNA region TAGGCTGATGTTTTCTAGAAAGAATTTTAAATGTTGACTAGTTCGATCACAGAACAGTTCTCCACTTTGCCTCAGCCTAAGAATCATGGTCACATGCAGCTTCTTTGCATGATAGAGCTTTAACCTACATGTATGAATGGTGCggtgaactgtgttcacaggCAGTGATCTctgaaagtgtttctgagcccaCTCAGTGGCTTCAGTAACAGCCTGTGTTTAATGCAGTGCTGTCTGAGGATGGCTCGTGGGCATCCCACACTGATTTCAGACTTGCATACAGAGATTTCTCTAGATTCATGTTACTGACATGTTGCCATTTAAACTAATTAattgcaaaatgttcctccagcagttttttctttttagtactacttaattttccttttgttgcccttatttgaaatgtttgaaatgtgttggtgTCTTCAAATTCAAAATAAGCTAATATTGCTCTTAAAACAGTACATATTCtctttttaaacacttgatgtattGTGAGTAAGATATTGGTTTATGAGAGCGCTGCATTCTGTCTAACATATCCTTATTTTTCCACAGTCAATGGGAAGTATTATGAGTGGCAGCTGTCAGTTGGCCATCAGTGGCTGAAAATTGAAAATGACCATGTGATTGAGACGCACTACTGCCACCCAGGAGCCAAGGGAATCAGTATCAATACAAGCCATGGGTCAGTGTGTTGTGATCACATCTGATAGTATCAGCAACTTTAACACAGTGAGAGTTGGTCAGGGAATGGAAATGGAAAGTGTCAGATGCCATTTGAAATTTTACAAAGGTAAACCGAAACTCAATTAACTTTTTACTGTAGGGTGGAACAGCCTTTGAAACAGTCCTGTAAATCCTGTATGCCTACAAAAGAAGAGTTCAGTCAAGTCAAGCCATAAAATGAAATGGATCAGCTGATGTCAGTGACAGCAAACACAACGTCACCCCACATCACTGGAAGACATCAGTTCTTCTATGCATCCTAAAGTTGCTTTAGCCTGCACATATGCAAGCCACTTTGGGACCCCTCCTCAACAAGGCAGTTTACGCCATGCAATGCCATTAGGTCAAATATAAACCACAGAGGTCCTGtctatagaaaaaaatattatttatcaACAATAGGTGTTGATACAGATACACAGATTTTGTGTCAGGACAATAGAAAGTAAATTATTGCAccaataatctttttttaaaggagcaCATTCAGAGAAGTACACTTTTCATTTTAATCGTTTATGTTTCCACAGGGTGGTGTTCATAGATTTTGATACGTTACAGGCTAATAATGCAGGTACAAAGGTGCAGAGACTAAGCTTCCTTCCTCGGGGGCAGACGGAAGACATAGGCTGGTACTTCAGGGATGACCAGCTGTGGTGTGAATATGGAACCCAGGTGAGGAAAATTGCAGGAATTAACTCCTTAAATTCACTTGAAGGTTTTCTTTGAGTATTCCTTGTAATCCTCCTCTTCAGAGTTCCAACACGCTGTCATCATCAGTCAGCAGTAGAGATGTTGAACAGCAGTTCACCTCGAACCCTCAGGGAACCTTCAGATTTACAGTGGGCCATACACCCTACTTGATCGATTTCTCCAGTATGTGGTAGTTATAGTGATTTGTTATTGCGAGCTTGCTCTTTTATACAGCtatgtaaatgtgttttcactTCACTTTGTAGCCATGACGCAGAGAAACCTCATCACGGGCTTACAAAGGAGGCTGCGCAGGCGTCCAAAATTATCGTCTAACACTGGAGCGTaagacttttctttcttttcttttagtttagACAGTCTTTGTACACTGAGCAAGCTTAGTCTACAGAGATGTCAGTAAGAAAAGTATCAAAAATTCctagagaataaataaaaagtttctCTGAAGAAGGCTAACGGATGTCACGGGAAAAGAACATGAATGATAATCATTTCTTGTCTCTGCAGAGTTAGCTTGACCTCAGCCTTGCCTGCAGCTTCCTCCTCGCAGACCGGTGTTGTGGGCTACAGGTGGGAATTCATGGGAGTCAGAGAGCAATGGACAGAATACCAAGCACATGTAAGTAGGTCATCCAAAAACTGCATGGAAAAATTTTAAAGACTTGCACTAAGCTGCATAGTAGCATCAAAGATATGTAACTGTCCTTACCTCGGCAAAGGAGGTTATGCTTGCATGGCACGTGTACGAATGTCTGTAAACAGCTTGAAAAGTTTtaatgaattctgataaaactttgtagaAGTGTAGAGTGGGGTCGTGTTAACAATCCATAAAAATTTGGATTACACCCAAAGAGCTCTTCAAGGTCAgattaatgatttattggtcgAAAATTGACAGAAAGCCTTGTAACTCAGAACCTATGATTCTTACAAGTGTACTGTCAACATATAGAAAGGGCTGTATAAAGATTTCAagtatcatgtcacatttgacctctgacctctcattaaaggaaaggaaaagtTTCCACAGGACTCTATGGAGTCCTcttgaaaaactaagtacaccccagtagcttgtagaaccaatTTTAGCACCAATAACTGCTTTCTATATGTGGTGTGTGCAGATATGTTCATTTGACAGCGCCGCTATTGAGAGACAGTACCAGCTGAACAAACAGGGCACACTAAACTTCAAGATTAACAGATATTCATACACACTGGACTTTTCAGGTATTGTACACACTTCAGAACTGCTCTTCTGTTAAGCCAAACaattcatgcttttttaagCAAATTATATGGCCACTGAGACATTATCTTCATTAATTTATCATAGGTATGTACCAAGTCAATAACAATTTAGGGACAAGAAGATCAGTTAGAAGGACTCCTATATATGGTGTTCAGCAGAACATCAGGTAAGGAGAAACATTTGGCTTAGTGACCACATCTCTTATTTTGTGCTAATTAATAACATGAATTAggttaaatattatattttgagGACATTTACTGATGTTAACACTAAAAGATTGACTAATGTTAAGATTGTTTTGCCTCAAACACACCAGATATGCACATAAAGATGTCTAtgctgtgaatgaatgaatttcaaatcttttggtttttttttagttcaggCCCTCAGGCACAATGGCAGTTCCTAGATATGGATGGATCATGGAAAGATTATTCCAAAGTAAGccacaactttctttttattcatgtgTAGACGGTGCTCTAGAAAATCCTATATAGTACATTTAGTGCATTCCATCCAGCCGTCCAGCTGTCCATCCATCTTCTGCCAGGTCCGGGTCATGGGGCAGAGGTGCTCAGACCTACCACTCCTCGCCTCCTCCTCTGGCTGAAAGTCATGGCCTTGAAGTTGGAGATACTAATTATCATTCCGGCTACTTCACACTCTGCTACAAACCATCTCAGTATGAGCTGGAAGTCATGGTTTTATCAACCCAATGAAACcatgtcatctgcaaataaataaagagataaGAACCTGTGACCACTGAACCTACTGGCTGTGCCCAGAAATTCTGTTCATGAAAAACAGAATCAATGATGAAGGACAGCCCTGGCACGGTCAAGCTTCCTCTGGGAATGAGATTGTGTTAGTGCGGGCAACAGAAAGCAAGCTCTCATTGTGGTTGTACCACAATACTCTATACTCCTAAAGCACTCCCAAAAATGCCTTTTTTAGATCCACAAAACACATCTAGAGTTGCTGGGCAAATTCCCACATACCTTAAAATTCCTTGGTGTCTTTCTCTGGTAGAGGGAAACTACCACTCCAGTCTGCCAGTAAGGAATTGGGAAGTGTGTCAACCAAGAGAGCTCCATAACATCCCGAGCTTTTTGAGAAACCTGGGGAATCATCCCTTAGAAGCTTCATGTGCCTCAGTGAGCAGAACTCCAGTGGCATGAACCATAGTGACTTCTCATCCTGGTCCCCATAGTCTTGTTACTTTACAAAAGGCCATCAATGGGATTCAGGAAAATTTCAAACTACTCCTTCCACTACCCCACAATATCTTCAGCTGAGGTCAGCACTCCATCTCTGCTGCCTCCCCCTCCCAAGTTGTCTgactgtatatatgtataatataattatGGTTATTCATCTATAATATTTCTGTTGAGATGTTGTAGGTTTTGGGGTTAAttacaaactgaaacacaaaccaTCCCTACCACAGTTTACATACTTTAACATGGAATTATGGTAATTTGAGCAAAGTATTGGGTGACCTAACCAGAATTTAACAACATTGCCTGATTGTGTTTTCTCTGATGTGTTGTTGCTCTGTGTTATTCAGGGAATATGCAGCACATCCAGTCAGGAGATTGAGTTCCAGTACAAACTAAACCCATCAGGAACTATGACATTTTCCACCAGGAACTTTAGCTATGAGTTAAGCTTCTCAGGTGAGCAGCAAACATAATCAGAAACCTTTAAAGTTCAAAGCCATATTCGAAGATCTGTATAATTCTATATATGAAGTCCTGAATAAATACACCTTTTGTCTCTTATAGCCATGACTCAGAGAAACCTGAGCACGGGCACAACCAGAACGGTGAGAAGACTTAATCAGTGACTGAACGGACAACAGATTTGTAGGTCGGGGGTCAACTTAATGATGATCCTACCAGTTGTGTCACTGCCCACCTCAGGTTGGCTCTCCTGTCAGAAGCTGCCTCCTCCTTTCCTCCTGCCTTTAACTTAACTGATAGACATTTACTTTGTCCCCTCTGAAgacatgttgtttttaatgcaagcgttataaattttatttttccacatttaagATGACACTACGTCTAGTGTTAAGCAGTAAAATGTATTTCCTTTATCAGTTTTCTACATTTCTGGGTTTAGGGCTGGTTTTAGCTTATTCCATATTTAAATAAGAGGAATCGTTTACAAAtcagtgggaggaaaaaaaacttcagtTAACTTTAAGCCTTTTGTTAACTATGGTTTCATAAAATGCAACATGCTTTAGTAAATCTTCAAATATTCACAAGTTCTTGTAATGACTGGAATTTTTAAAAGTTTCCCGTTTTTATCCTTTGTCCTTAGCATGCATGTTTTTAAGaatttaataaaagtgccttTTAATCAGTGCACTTTGCTTGTCTTTACTTTCCTTAATTGAGGTTCCTTACATTTACATTCCAAAATCTAAATTCGTGTTTTAAAGTCATCAAAGAAATAACCACCGTATATGGTGTACAGATGTATATATGTACAAATCTTCAACCTAAGAGACCAGCACTGTAACACATAAAACAAAGTGTGTATTACACATGCAGGACAGCAGCTGTATACAAATAATCTTGTGGAAGAATAAGCTTTCAGTTTCTCCTTTGAGCTTCTGCTAGGATGCATCCACATGTTGATCTAAGTATAACAAACGTCTacttgaagacatttttaatctTGCATGGGAAAAATGGGGAAATTAACAGAACACAAAGATTCAGTTGAAGAATTAAGACTCCCATTAGCAGcattttatacaaaaaaaaaaggtaatgtAATAAAAGATAACACATTTCAAACTGTTAGCAACAATCATCATCTGAGGAATCACAGTGTGACAAAGGTCATTACAAAAATGCTTATGTCACATAGCATTCTGTAATAACTTTTCCTCAAATATTTTATattccatatttttttttttggtgtttataGGGATGGCTCATTAGCTGTTTACATATTTGCAGGAACATATCAATTTAAGGAAGCAGGAAAGACCAGAAAACCAACACAGAATACAGCCTTTGTGCATTAGCGTAGTAATAATATATCCTAATATAAATTATGTAAATGTTGTAGTGCAGGGGTGTGAAACTTGCGGCCACCCCTACTTACAGCCTGTATATAGATCTAAAGAAATATAATTTCTTTACAATTTGACCCTTGAAGTTACTTTTTTGTTAGGGAGGATTTGCGGGAAAAAACTGCATTCacgtttgcagttttgtcttgttatacaatacttgaaatttaaaaaaaaaacaaaaaaaaacaaacccaaaacactcccttttggaaatatttgtgggtgttttcttgtttgtttcttttaaagtggccctccaatgagatgacagtgccagcagtggcccacagcttaagtttgagacccctgttgTACTGTGTTGCAATGTTAGAATATAAAGCATCTCCAGAAGGCTGCTGCTgtataaatgaaacaaaaattatTTCTGTTCATCTATAAACTTATGTTGAGAAAAAGAATACATCTACAATGTGATGAACCTTACCATTGCCTTATTTTATTGTACTGtgggagtttttttttaaaattccattCTATTTCTATTACAAGGATACTCAATTCTGCACTTTAATAAAGAAATGCCCTAAAAattactgtttttgtgtgtttttgttttattcacgAGTACCCATAGAGTCTTGCCCTCTCTCCATTCTAGACTGGCACATACAAGGCTCTCTAAAGGGTAATTGCAGGTAACTAAGACAGCGATAACAGAGCATTAGTATGTCTTCCTCATAGGCAATTGAGGGAAATTTTATCATCTCTATCTGAATCATATGGACCAACCAAACCCTAGTCCACACACTGGATGAACTTTAGCCCAGAAGCAGATAGTGAAAGCAGTCGTTTGTGTGGAATGGCACGTTTAAGTCTGTCTTCGATCATAAGTAAGTAAACCGGTGTTTAACAAAGTTatctaattacattttaatcaaCAATGCAGAGAgaggtgattttcttttttgctttcacaGGTGGCTTTTCTGAGTTGACGGTAAGAGTGCTGTATCAGTCTAAGCAGTGGGAAAAAGGGGATAAAAAGGTTTTGACCacaatatgtttatttattgttattctAGATTAATGAAGGAGCAAAGATCTATTTGCAGGAAACCGTAGGTCTGTATGACACATTTACACGCATACATTCATTTACATAGGACTGCCTTTTAGTCCTTTGACTAAAGGACCATTGATTTTCGATCTCATCTGACTGTGCCAACAGGAAGTTTATAAGCAGCTACTTAAAAAGAACAATATGGCCTAAAATAACCAACcattaaaagtaaatacaaCACTGTTTCTGACTAAACGCGCTACACACGAAGCCGTAGCCTGTTGTGCAGATATGCTCAAAAACACATATTAATAAGTGGAGTGTGTACGATAACATGATTTTTGCTTATGTTTCACAGTCAACAGGAAGTATTATGAGTGGCAGCTGTCAGTTGGCCATCAGTGGCTGAAACTGAAAACGACCATGTGATAGAGGCACACTACTGCCACCCAGGAGCCAAGGAAATCAGTATCAATACACACCATGGGTCAGTGTGTTGTGATCATATCTGATAGTATCAGCAGCTTTACGAAACTGAAAGTGAGCATGTCATTGGTCAGAAGAGGACCTTAAAGTATTTATATGGAACTTTTTACTGGGGGTGGAACAACCTTTAAAACACTGTTATAGAGTTCAGTAAAGCCATAAAATCAACAGAGCAGCTGATCTCAGTGCCAGCCCACATTACTGGAACATACCACTTCCTCATCCATGCATCCAGTATGCAAGCTGCATTGGACCCGCCCACCTTAACTCCTCCTTTTTAGGGTTTCCCCTTTGTTATATGATGTAAGGAAATGTAAAGGTGGGGAGGTCACAAAACATCATGTCAAATATAAACTACTCCCACCCATGTTGTTTAGAACATTAACAAGCTTCATAGAGATGACTGGATTTTGTGTTGTCTTTCAACAGGAAGGTGTTCATAGATTTTGATAGGTTACAGACGAATGACCCAAGAATGAAGGTGCGGAGACTAAGCTTCCTTCCTCGGGGGCAGACGGAGGACATAGGCTCGTACTTCAGAGATGGTCAAGTGTGGCGTGAATATGGATCccaggtgagaaaaaaaattataaataaactcACATTGAGTTTTACATGAAGGTTTGATCCCTTGAGTGTTCCATGTCATCCTCCTCTTCAGGGTTTAAGCATGTTGTCGCCATCAGTCAGCAGCAGAGAAGTTGAACGACAGTTCACCCTGAACCCTCAGGGAACCTTTGCATTTTCAGGCTACGTGATCGATTTCTCAAGTATGTGCCATTTATAGTGATGTGTTCTTGCTTGCACTTTTATacagttatatttttatttatttatttggttcaTTTTGTAGACATGACCGAGTTCCACGCCTTTACAGGCTCTTATAGGAGGGTGCGCAGGCGTCCAAAATTTGCATCCAACGCTGGAGtgtaagactttttttttcctgcagtcaGACTGCAAAGTCTGCAGCTAGCTGagtaaaaataaagactttAATCCACCGAGATGTCAGTAAGGAAAGCAAAACCTCTGTATGATTGTGTATATTCATTTCTTCTCACTTCAGACTTGGCTCCACTTCAGCCCTGCCCACAGCCACCGCCTCCCAGACCTACAGGTGGGAATTAACAGGAGATTGCCCAAATTGGACAGAACACCAAGCACGTGTGAGTAGGTTGTCCAAacatttcatgttgttttagcAGAAATGTGATGCACTTAGTGTGGACTTGAAAGATAATTAGCTGTAATTGCTTGGGTTCCCTCAGACCTGGCATGTCCAGCACATCCAGGGGCCAATCATGGCCCTAGGTCagattttatatgtatttatagcCCTCCACTGCAAACAGAATTAATAAAGTGTAATTCCTCTTTCCATCTCATGGGCGTTGAGTGTATAAAACACTCACGCAATACACACAAAAATTAGTCAGATTTAAAATTAACCTGAGATGATGATattcagcagcttcactgaAGTTTCAGGTGTTCCAAACCGCTtgatcttattttttatttcaccctCCATATATGAGAGAAAAGTAGAAAGGTGGGAAGGATTGTTGGCCCCTGGGTGATTTTCCATTAATAAATATGGAACTCTTgggaaaaaagtttggacaccatTCTTTCTAATAGTGTGTAACTCCTTCAGTTATTGTGACTGTAAAGATATCTGTAATTACTCTATTGTTCAACAGGCTAATAGATGAaatcagtaaacactttcctgatatGTTTATGGTCTCAGTAGGTTCAAGTCCTACTTATTTCTCGTAAATTATGGTCCTGTTTAGAGAAAAACGGATTTTGCTTTGTCTTAAAATTTCTGACGTTTAATCTATGCCCCACTGAATTTACACTAAATGGAAAAAGTGGAtttctctctttgtgtttctttctatATGTGGTGTGTGCAGATATGTTTATTTGACAGCAGTGGTATTGAGAGACAGTACCAGTTGAACCAATGTGGCACACTACACTTCAAGATGAACAGATCCTCATACACGCTGGGCTTCTCAGGTAATACACACACTTCAGAACTGTTAAACCAAACAATTAGGCTTTTGCTGAAGCGAATTATATGACCACTAGTATATCACAGGTATGTCTAAGTCGATAACAATACTGGGACGGAAAGGAGAGATATTTAACTTAGTCACCACATATCTCTTTCTTGAGTTGTTTATGTGGATTAGCGTAAATGTTACATTGGGAGGTGAACACTGCCCCCTTACACACTGATTACCGATTAATAATTTGACTAGTTATTCTTTCTTGATAAGACACCtgcataaaagctgaatttcTGTGAAGGTGTATATGCTTTGAATGTTTATAGTTTAAATCTACAGTCCTGGCTAATACaccttttgtattttataacaGTAACACAGATAAACCTGAGCACAGGCACAACCAGAACGGTGAGACGGCTTAATCAGTGACTGAGGGGACAACAGATTTGTAGGTCAGGGGTCAACTTAATGTTGATCGTACCAGTTGAGTAGGTTCAGGTTGTGACGTCAGGTTGACTCTCACGTCACAAGCTGCCTCCTCCCTTCCTGCCCTCTTCACCTCAACAGTCTGATCGACATTTATTTATTCCTCCTCTGaagtcattttgttttcattgcaaGTTTGAATTTCTATCAAGCTACGCTAACATGCAGAGGTGCAGTAAATTAAGCCATGTACGAGTTTTCTACATGGCCGGGTTGAGCACTTGTGATAGTGGCTAATGTAGCCTATTCCATATTAAATAAGTGGAATCCTTTACAGATAAATCTTTGGAGAAAAACTACTTTCAAATCTTTTAACTTAAAATCAGTTATGTTTACCAGTTTACCATAAAATACAAGTAATTCCGTGCTTTAGTAAATCTTCAAATATTCACAGATTTGTGTAATTGTTGGACTTTTTAGACGTTTTCACTTTTTGAACCCTTAGTTCACTTGCTTATTTCGTGTCATCCTGATTGTCTACAAGCTGTGCCATGTAAATCTTTTCAAGAATTTCTTAAAACTTCCTTTGGCTTGTGCTTCTCCTTAATTTCTTACATTTACACTCAAAAATCCAGTCAAAGAAATAAGCAACACCCTTTGACAAGATTAGATTGTGCACTTTCCTTTATATGTACAGATTTTCACCCTCAGAGACCAGCACCTTGACACATGAAACAAAGCCCACACTACACATATAGGACAACAGTCATATATAAATGATCTTGTAGAAGAATAAGCTTTCAGTTGTTCCTTTGGGGTTCTGCTAGGATATGTGAAACACACTCCAAAAACTACATCCATTTAGCA from Pelmatolapia mariae isolate MD_Pm_ZW linkage group LG17, Pm_UMD_F_2, whole genome shotgun sequence includes:
- the si:ch211-244b2.3 gene encoding uncharacterized protein si:ch211-244b2.3 produces the protein MDFYYEMTDDNEEEQYPQNTPVNGKYYEWQLSVGHQWLKIENDHVIETHYCHPGAKGISINTSHGVVFIDFDTLQANNAGTKVQRLSFLPRGQTEDIGWYFRDDQLWCEYGTQSSNTLSSSVSSRDVEQQFTSNPQGTFRFTVGHTPYLIDFSTMTQRNLITGLQRRLRRRPKLSSNTGAVSLTSALPAASSSQTGVVGYRWEFMGVREQWTEYQAHICSFDSAAIERQYQLNKQGTLNFKINRYSYTLDFSGMYQVNNNLGTRRSVRRTPIYGVQQNISSGPQAQWQFLDMDGSWKDYSKGICSTSSQEIEFQYKLNPSGTMTFSTRNFSYELSFSAMTQRNLSTGTTRTVRRLNQ